Genomic DNA from Marnyiella aurantia:
GCAAAGTCCTCTGGGATTTTCCTTTCCGTATCGAAGTGTGCAAACATCTGTCTGGCATGCACTCCGGTATCGGTACGGCCGGCGCCCGTGCTCTTTATTGGTTCACGTAACATGGTAGTCAGCGCCTTTTCGAGTTCCTGCTGGACCGAAATTTCATTTGGCTGGACCTGGTAACCGAAATAGTTTTTACCGTGGTAGGCAAACTCAATAAAATACCTCAAAATCTAAAATTACGCTGCAAAAATATAGAAATCATTCCAAATGAGATTGAATAAAAGTCATGGGTAAATTAGTTAAAGAACTCTTAAAATTGTCTATTTTTGCGCGGTATGAAAAGATGGTACCTCTACCCTTTTTCCCTGCTTTATCACCTTGGTACGGGAATCCGCAATACCTTATATAACATAGGCCTCAAAAAGTCTACACGCTTCCGCACCCCAATCATCAACGTTGGCAACCTGTCGGTAGGTGGCAGCGGCAAGTCACCAATGGTAATGTATCTGGCCGATCTGCTGTCCAAAAACTACCGTACCGGAGTTTTGTCCCGCGGTTACGGACGGGTGACCAAAGGCTACGCCATCGTGAATTACGAGAGCAACTACAAAATTGTAGGCGACGAGGCCATGCAGCTTTTCGAGAGGTTCAGGAACCGCTTTGTAATCGGTGTTTCGGAAGAGCGGGTTCCGGGTGCAAAAAAAATCATTGAGGATATGGACCTGGAAGTTCTGGTGCTGGACGATGCGTACCAGCACCGGGCGATAAAAGCCGGCTTTAATATTCTGATGACGGATTATAACGATCCTTATTTTAAAGATCATATCCTGCCTGCAGGTGACCTTCGGGAAAGCCGCAGCGGCGCCTCAAGAGCACAGATCATCGTCGTTTCCAAGTGTCCGGCTGAACTTACTGACGAGAAAAGGCAGTATTTTATTTCCAGAATCCGCCCGCAACATTACCAGAAAGTATTTTTTTCGTCTATTTCCTATGATGAACATGTATTTTCACTGGATAAGTCGATTCCTGATAACAATCTGGCTTATTATGATGTTCTCCTGATCACAGGAATTGCCAATCCGAAACCGCTTACAGAGCACCTGGCAAAATTTTCGCAGCGCGTAAAACACCTGAAGTTTAAAGACCATCATGATTTTTCGGAAGAGGACATCAAAAAGATTATGACGGAGTATAAAAAACTGGGAGAATACCGCCTGATCCTGACTACTGAAAAAGATTTCGTGCGGCTGAAGACTTTCGATGTGCTGAGGGATCTGGTCTTTTACTGGCCCATCAACGTGAATATAGACAAGCGCGAAGACTTCAATCAGGCAGTTTTGAATTACGTAAGGAACAACTAAATGTGAGAAAGGGAAAAGGTAGTCTATCCGGTAATCTTTTCAGCAGATAAAAGTTGGCGCCCGATAAAACATTCACAATATTTTTAACGCTCTAAAGGTTTGTACATTAGATAATTAAATCGTACATTTGCACTCCCTTTTGAAGTTATCCGTTGTTCCAAAAGCCTTAAAAACATATCCAGACTTTTCTCTTTCACCTGTGGTGATGGAGGATTTCGGCGTTTTAAGTCTTTTGAGATTTCGGATCTCCAATTAAGGAAAGTAAAAAATATTTTGCACTACTCCGTGAAAAGATATACCGGTGTTGCAATTAGTAAGAGCCAGGAACCGACCGGGAGCCAGTAATTGTAACGGATAACTTACCCCCCCGCTTCTCTTGCCAAACTTACTAAATATTTTTTGTGAACAACAAAATATTTTTTAACCCAACACTTTTTTTTATTACTTTATGAGTAAATCTAAAGCTACAAAAAACGCTGCGGAATTAGCTGTTAAGGAAAGGATTAACTTTTCTACAGCAAAGGGCCGTGTGGCAGCACCTGATTTCCTGGATGTACAGATTACTTCCTTCAAGGATTTCTTCCAGCTGGACACGCTTCCTGAATCCCGAGTGAGTGAAGGTCTGTACAAGACTTTTCAGGAAAATTTCCCGATTACCGATTCCCGCAACCAGTTCGTACTGGAATTCCTGGACTATCTGGTAGATTCGCCACGTTATTCAATTGACGAATGTGTGGAAAGAGGTCTTACCTATTCTGTTCCATTGAAGGCGAGACTAAAACTTTACTGTACCGACCCTGAACACGAAGATTTCCAAACGGTTATCCAGGATGTTTATTTAGGACCTGTACCTTATATGACACCGTCCGGTTCCTTTATCATTAACGGTGCCGAGCGTGTAATTGTAACTCAGCTTCACCGTTCGCCGGGTGTGTTCTTCGGACAGACCTACCACGCCAACGGTACTAAACTTTACTATTCCAGAATTATCCCTTTCAAAGGATCATGGATGGAATTTACTACGGATATCAACAACGTAATGTATGCGTATATTGACCGTAAGAAAAAATTACCATTAACAACGCTTCTTAGAGCGATCGGTTTCGAATCTGATAAAGACATCCTTCAAATCTTTGACCTTGCTGAAGAGGTAAAAGTTTCCAAAGCCGCACTTAAGAAAGTGGAGGGACGTACACTGGCCGCAAGAGTACTGAATACCTGGTTTGAAGATTTCGTAGATGAGGACACCGGTGAGGTAGTTTCTATCGAAAGAAACGAGATTATCCTGGACAGGGAAACTGTTCTTGAAAAAGAGCATATCGATATGATCCTGGAAGCAGGTGTAAAATCGATCCTGATCCACAAGGAAAACTCCAACGAGTTCTCCATTATCCAGAATACCCTTCAGAAAGACCCTACCAACTCCGAAAAGGAGGCCGTAGAATACATCTACCGTCAACTGCGTAATGCAGATCCACCAGATGAGGAAACTGCAAGAGGTATTATTGAGAAACTGTTCTTCTCTGAGCAGAGATATTCATTAGGTGAAGTAGGACGTTACAGACTGAACAAGAAATTGGGTCTTAACATTCCTGATACAACTGAAGTTCTTACAAAAGAGGACATCATTGCTATCGTAAGACACCTTATTGAGCTTGTAAACTCCAAGGCGGAGGTTGATGATATTGACCACCTTTCCAACAGAAGGATTAAAACCGTAGGCGAGCAGCTTGCAGGACAGTTCGGTGTGGGTCTTTCCCGTATCGCAAGAACAATCCGCGAGAGAATGAACGTTAGAGATAACGAAATATTTACGCCTATTGACCTTGTAAACGCGAAAACGTTAACATCAGTTATCAACTCCTTCTTCGGTACCAACCAGCTTTCACAGTTCATGGACCAAACCAACCCACTATCTGAAATCACGCACAAGCGTAGACTTTCAGCCCTGGGACCTGGTGGACTTTCCAGAGAACGTGCGGGTTTCGAGGTTCGTGACGTTCACCATACGCACTATGGCCGTATCTGTCCGATTGAAACTCCTGAAGGACCAAACATCGGTCTGATCTCTTCTTTGGGTATTTATGCCAAGATCAACAATTTAGGATTCATCGAAACTCCATACAGAAAAGTAGAAGGCGGAAGGGTAAACCTCAAGTCCGAACCTATCTATCTGAATGCGGAAGACGAAGAGAACAAAGTTATTGCACAGGCAAACGTTGAACTAAGCGACGACGGTACTTTTGAAACTGACAGAATCATTGCCCGTCTGGACGGTGACTATCCTGTAGTGGAAGGTAACCAGGTAGACCTTATTGATGTTGCACCTAACCAGATTTCTGGTATTTCGGCGTCACTTATTCCATTCCTGGAGCATGATGATGCGAACCGTGCGCTGATGGGATCCAACATGATGCGTCAGGCAGTTCCTCTGTTGAAGCCTGAAGCACCGGTTGTAGGTACTGGTCTGGAGAAGCAGGTTGCTAAAGATTCCCGTATCCTGATCAATGCAGAAGGAAACGGTGTTGTTGAGTATGTAGATGCTGACAGAATCGTTATTAACTATGAAAGAAGTGAAGATGAAGATATTGTAAGCTTCGACTCTTCAGTTAAGACTTATAAACTGACTAAGTTCAGAAAGACCAACCAAAGTACGACCATCACTTTGAGACCTAACGTAAGAGTAGGCGAAAGAGTGGAAAAAGGACAGGTACTTTGCGATGGTTACGCTACTGAGAATGGCGAGCTTGCACTTGGACGTAACCTTACTGTTGCATTTATGCCATGGAAAGGATACAACTTTGAAGATGCGATCGTTATCAACGAGAAAATCGTTCGTGAAGACTGGTTTACTTCTATCCACGTAGATGAATATTCACTGGAAGTCCGTGATACCAAACTGGGTATGGAAGAACTTACAGCAGATATCCCTAACGTTTCCGAAGAGGCTACAAAAGACCTGGACGAAAACGGTATGATCCGGATCGGTGCTGAAGTGAAGCCTGGCGACATTATGATCGGTAAGATTACGCCAAAGGGTGAATCCGACCCAACACCTGAAGAAAAATTACTTAGAGCAATCTTTGGTGATAAAGCGGGTGATGTGAAAGATGCTTCCCTTAAAGCTGACTCTTCTCTTAGAGGTGTTGTAATCAACAAGAAGCTTTTCTCCAGAAACATCAAGGATAAGAAGAAAAGAGCTGAAGAAAAACTGAAGCTTGAGGAAATCGAAAACAGCTACAAAGCGAAGTTTGATGACCTTAGAAATACACTTATCGAAAAACTGGGCTCACTGGTAAACGGTAAGACTTCTCAGGGAGTAAATAACGATCTGGAAGAAGAAGTTATCGGAAAAGGCGTTAAGTTCACCCACAAACTTCTTACTTCCATTGAAGATTATGTGAACATCAGTGGTGCAGGCTGGACAGTTGATGATGAGAAAAATGACCTTATCCGCAAACTGATCCATAACTATAAGATCAAGTTCAACGACATCGCCGGTATCAAGAACCGTGAGAAATTT
This window encodes:
- the lpxK gene encoding tetraacyldisaccharide 4'-kinase, which gives rise to MKRWYLYPFSLLYHLGTGIRNTLYNIGLKKSTRFRTPIINVGNLSVGGSGKSPMVMYLADLLSKNYRTGVLSRGYGRVTKGYAIVNYESNYKIVGDEAMQLFERFRNRFVIGVSEERVPGAKKIIEDMDLEVLVLDDAYQHRAIKAGFNILMTDYNDPYFKDHILPAGDLRESRSGASRAQIIVVSKCPAELTDEKRQYFISRIRPQHYQKVFFSSISYDEHVFSLDKSIPDNNLAYYDVLLITGIANPKPLTEHLAKFSQRVKHLKFKDHHDFSEEDIKKIMTEYKKLGEYRLILTTEKDFVRLKTFDVLRDLVFYWPINVNIDKREDFNQAVLNYVRNN
- the rpoB gene encoding DNA-directed RNA polymerase subunit beta; this encodes MSKSKATKNAAELAVKERINFSTAKGRVAAPDFLDVQITSFKDFFQLDTLPESRVSEGLYKTFQENFPITDSRNQFVLEFLDYLVDSPRYSIDECVERGLTYSVPLKARLKLYCTDPEHEDFQTVIQDVYLGPVPYMTPSGSFIINGAERVIVTQLHRSPGVFFGQTYHANGTKLYYSRIIPFKGSWMEFTTDINNVMYAYIDRKKKLPLTTLLRAIGFESDKDILQIFDLAEEVKVSKAALKKVEGRTLAARVLNTWFEDFVDEDTGEVVSIERNEIILDRETVLEKEHIDMILEAGVKSILIHKENSNEFSIIQNTLQKDPTNSEKEAVEYIYRQLRNADPPDEETARGIIEKLFFSEQRYSLGEVGRYRLNKKLGLNIPDTTEVLTKEDIIAIVRHLIELVNSKAEVDDIDHLSNRRIKTVGEQLAGQFGVGLSRIARTIRERMNVRDNEIFTPIDLVNAKTLTSVINSFFGTNQLSQFMDQTNPLSEITHKRRLSALGPGGLSRERAGFEVRDVHHTHYGRICPIETPEGPNIGLISSLGIYAKINNLGFIETPYRKVEGGRVNLKSEPIYLNAEDEENKVIAQANVELSDDGTFETDRIIARLDGDYPVVEGNQVDLIDVAPNQISGISASLIPFLEHDDANRALMGSNMMRQAVPLLKPEAPVVGTGLEKQVAKDSRILINAEGNGVVEYVDADRIVINYERSEDEDIVSFDSSVKTYKLTKFRKTNQSTTITLRPNVRVGERVEKGQVLCDGYATENGELALGRNLTVAFMPWKGYNFEDAIVINEKIVREDWFTSIHVDEYSLEVRDTKLGMEELTADIPNVSEEATKDLDENGMIRIGAEVKPGDIMIGKITPKGESDPTPEEKLLRAIFGDKAGDVKDASLKADSSLRGVVINKKLFSRNIKDKKKRAEEKLKLEEIENSYKAKFDDLRNTLIEKLGSLVNGKTSQGVNNDLEEEVIGKGVKFTHKLLTSIEDYVNISGAGWTVDDEKNDLIRKLIHNYKIKFNDIAGIKNREKFAVSIGDELPAGIMKLAKVYIAKKRKLNVGDKMAGRHGNKGIVSRIVREEDMPFLEDGTPVDIVLNPLGVPSRMNIGQIYETVLGWAGQKLGLKFATPIFDGASLDQITEYTEQANLPKYGSTYLYDGGTGERFSQPATVGIIYMLKLGHMVDDKMHARSIGPYSLITQQPLGGKAQFGGQRFGEMEVWALEAFGASNILREILTVKSDDVIGRAKTYEAIAKGEAMPEPGIPESFNVLLHELQGLGLDVRLEE